In the genome of Sphingopyxis sp. YF1, the window TCGGATCCCTGATCCTCCGAAAGGAGAATATCGTGAACGAGTATCAACTTCCCAAATGCCTGCAGGTGATCGGTCTGGCGTGCATTCCCGTCAACGACATACCAGACGAGCATCCGGCGCTGGCACGCAGGCCGGTTGCGGCGGCGGTCCTGACGATGGTCGATCAAGATGATGGTCATCGCTGGATCAACACGATCTGCGTCTCCGACGCGCGCAAGTCGGAAATCCCATTGCCGCACTTGCTCGACAAGACGCTGTTGCCGGCCGCAGTCCAGATCGTGTCCACGGCCGATCGCATGACGTTGGCGATGGACGCGATGAGCCGGCGCTTCTTCGTTGAGCCGGCGCTTGCCGATCTCTGCTTTGGCGAGACGGCTATCGATCCCGCCGCAATGGGTAACCATGGGTTCGATGAGCGAACAGCGTGCCGTCGCTTCTCGATCCCGATGCCCGAGATCGGCGATGCGGACATCGAGCTGGCCTGGTCGCGCTCCGCGCCGGCGGCAGCCGAAGACCATGCGCTTCGCATAGCGACGGCACGCCTGATGCTGTGGGCGCATGTCGAAGCGTTCCGCAGCGCGCGGCCGGAACCCTTCTTCGAGACCATGCTGGCGCTTCGCGACTGGATCGATGCCAGCGAGTATCTGACAGCCGCGCTCGCCGATATCGGGAACTCACGCCCAATTCGCCGCGCAGACTCGTTCGCGCACCATTATCGCGACTATCGACAACGCCTCGCTGCGGGCGACGAAACCGCGAGATGGGTCAGCTTCGAGGACGGCCTGTTCCACGCCTGAGCGCGCCTAACGCGTAAACTCACTATCGATGAAAAAATGGCCTCGCTGCTCGGGTCGCTCGAGCAGCGAGGCCTGCGAGCGTGCATATGCACAACGCTTCGCATGCGATGGGCCGCTGTCACGGCCGACGGCGGGCCACTAACGACCACTCTTAAATATCCGGTAAATCAACGCCCGGCAGCCGCTGCGGTGCCGCTTCGCCGTTTCTCCATCACACACAAACTCAGCAAGGGGACCGCAGCGATGCGGCCCCTTTTTATTCGTAGAAAGAAGTACCAAATGACGACCATCCACAACATCCGCCCGTTCAACACCCGCTATGTGATCCGGGACCGGTCAAGCCGCTATACGCCCGAACTCTTGCGCACCCACCGCACGGCGCAGGCGAGCTACGCTTACATCAACCGCCAGAACAGCGTCGATGAATGGGGTCCGACGCCGAACTGGGCGTCGCGCTCTGACCTTGCGGCGGCGGGCCGATGTGCTCCTGCCCGCGCCGCCGGACCCAAACTGGGGGGAATCGCGCTGTGGGCACAAGCGGACGAGAATGCGGCCCGGTATAGGCCCGACGAGCCGACCATTGCACATTGCGTCGGCAGCCTGCCGCGTCATGAGGATCTCGCCTTCTGGCGCAATCTGATCGAAGGCTTTGCCGAGGATTTTCTTGTGGCCCGCGGCATGGTGGTCGACTGGGCGATTCATCATCAGGCGGAAAGCGACGATCAACCCGAAATCGCGCCGCACGCGCATCTCCTCATCACCTTGCGAGGATATGACCCCGAGCACCGCGATTACGGCAAGGTCCGGCAGAACTGGCTGCGGACGGACAATTCTCGCAAGCGCCTCGCGGAGCGTTGGTGGGATCGGACCGGGATCGTCCCGCCCGAATATGTCATGGCAGCGACAACGCAAAAATCCCGCTGAGATCGTGTCGGCACCGAGCACCGGTAACGCCCGGTGCCGGACGTTCTGAATATCAATTTGCTGTTTCTGGCACCTTGGAAGGATCGGGCAGCCATGCCTACAGGCCGGAATGGGGAGAGGAATTGAGCGGAGAGGATGATCTGAAGATCAGAGGAGAAAAGAAATGTTTATCGTCGGACCAATTGCCGTGGTCGTTGCCGTGTGTGCCACCGTCATTTTTATGCGCGAAATGCCGCGCCTGTTTGCATTGCTCATCGTCCGGATCGCCGACCGGCTGTCGGCAGCTAGGCACACTCAGATAGTGGAAGCGCTTAACGGCCGCAAAGTGCCAGCGACTTGGACGGCGGCGTCGGAAGATCGCAAGTTGTTGCACGCCGCCATGCGCTCTACGATGCGTGTGACGACGTTTCGCTCGCTCTATCCTCTGAACCGCTGAAATCGGCTGTTAGGCCCATTTTGACTGCGACAATTTACCAGAATGATTTGCATGCGGTTCGCCTCGCCCGCAAAACACGGCATTCTCTAATTTCGAACCGTGTGACTCGAGGAGCCAATGTCTCCAAGGAAGCGGAGATCTCAGATGATGGCTTTTCGGGGAAATGCTTACCTCCCGGTCAATTGGCGATAGAGCGACACGATCTCCGACTTTGACAAGCTCGGATTGCCCGCCACGTTGAGCGCGACCCTGGTAAAGTTGAGCCGTTTCATTATTGGCTCCACCTCGCCTCGAATGAAATAGTGGGAAGACGGACTCCGCGTGAAGTCTCGGTGCACGCGGCCTGCTCGCGCACCGACGCGCTGTATCGCGAAGTCGGCTCGATCTGGCGTCGTAAAGCTAAAATCCCGGTGATGGATTGCGACATGTTGCAACTCTCGCAGCTCATCGCGACGCTCCCAGATCTGGAATATAGCCGGTACGTCGTACGGCTTGGACCTGAATAGGAACGCGTCACGCTGCACAGTCTCCTCGTGGATTAGATGGAAGTTACGATCGAGGCGATTTTCTATGGAAGCCTTCCGAAAGGTTCGCGGCAGTATCAGTGCGATGACACTCGCCTGCCATGCAGCATGGTTGAAGAAGCGTACTGCCATACTGGCACTCCGGCCGAACGGCGGATTGCCGACCACAGCCACCTCTCGTTCGCTGCGGATTTCAACAGATAGGAAATCAGCTGTAACTATGCCAGGGAACTTTGGATCAACATCAAACGCCAAGCTCCCTTGGGGCATCAGCATGAAAAACGATCCCGTACCGGCGCTCGGCTCGACTAGCTGGTATCGCTCTGGATCGCATAATTTCCGGAAAGATCGATAGAGTTTTTGTGCTACGTGTTGACGTGTGTAATACTGGTCAAGCAGTACATCACTCGCTTCCATAAAATTTTTCATTTTTACACCTTCGAGACAAAATTCAATCTCGTCGGGCATTTGTATTTTGCCGACCCTAGGTTTTAGGATGGCCGGCAGGTTCTCCCAAGCTGATGAGTGATTTTTTTTCAGATATTCTATTTTTTGGCTATAGAAGACATAATATATATGGGCGTCATATTGCATTTAAGGTCGGCAGAAGGCCGGATTTGCGCGGGGGACATCGCGGCGGGGGTGCGTAGGCGAATGGATGCGCTTGCCTTTCGGGACAAGCAACAAGGCGCCGCTGATCTCGGTACAATCGCCCGTTAAGCCACTTGCTGTTCAGGAGCCGGGCTAGCGGATGCGGGTCGAGCAAGTTCCTTCTGGGACGCTTCCGCTACGCGCCTCATATCGGACGTTCGAAAGAGCGTCGGAACAGGTTGAAAGGGCAGCCCTTCAAGTGATCGCAATGTCCGCAACCGCCAGCGCACTCTGCTGTCGAACGCGACGCGGGCCCATATGTCGGAGTTCGGGATCGTGGCGCCGGTGGCGCGCATTGGGCTCGCGCGCCTGCTGGCGATAGTCGCCGAAAAAGATGACGAGAGGATTCCGCGCGATGGCATCTGCCTGGAGATGCTCGGAGCGCAGCTTACGGTCGTGAAGGAGCAGATCCTCGAGAACGACCGACTTATCCGAGCGAGTGCGCGCGATACAGAAGTCGGGCAGCGGCTGATGGAGATCCCAGGCGTAGGCCCGCTGCTTGCGCGCGCCTTCGTCGCCAGCGTCGCTGATCCGCAGGTATTCAAGACATGCCGTGACCTTGCTGCATGGATCGGCCTCGTGCCACGACAGAACTCCAGCGGCGGGAAGGAGCGGCTCGGCGGCATATCGCGTGCGGGCAACCAGTATCTGCGCCAGATGGTCGTTGTTGGGGCGATGGCGGTAATCCGTCACGCAGAACGACGCGGTACCAAGCGGGTCTGGCTTATCGAGCTGATGAAGAGGCGTGCCACGAAGGTCGCGGCCGTCGCGCTCGCGAACAAGACCGCGCGCATGGTCTGGACAATGATGACGAGCGGCGAGCACTACCGCGAACCGCAGGTCGCGCACGCATAGGAGATCAGGCGCCGGGCAAGGCGTCGCCGAGGTTGGGAAGGGCAGACAGGAGCTGATGCACAAAGCCGGTTGAAATCGCCGGATCTGGAAAACCCATTTTGGCCGGTGCACTCCGAGTGCGAGCAATTGGTCGGGGCCCGATCCGCGCGAAAGTCATCATGGCCAGCGGCGCATGACAAGGCCGCATCATAGGCCGACACATGGCTGCACCAACCAGCAACTGCATCATCCAGAAACCGCTTGCCAACGGAGGGCCGTCCACACACGGCCATCTCATGCCTTGGAAATTCCAGCCAAATTCTGATCAATGTGTGGCACTGTTAAGATGTTATGAAAAACGGCGACCCCCGCACTTTCGACGTGGCGCTCGCCGAGCATAAGCTCGCCTTCGACGCTTGATGGAACCGCCCGAGGATCCTTTGCATAATTGAAAGCGAAAATATGGTCGCCCGCCTGCCGAAGACGCAGCCCTTCTGGTAAATCGTGGGTGGTTAAGTCGGTGTTGCTGATGGCGCGAACAAGAAGCTCGTGCACGAGATTCTGAGTCGGCCAAGCGCCAAGATAGCGGATACCGCCCGCGCGCCAGCTGGCAATCGTGCCATCCCCAGCGATCAGCTCGGGCTCGGCGTCGGTTTCCAAATGTTCCAACCATTGCGTGATTTGCCAGTCGTCGCCGCAATGCTCCAATCCGGGGCGTAGGCTCTCGACCCGCGCGACCTTGCCCGGGAACAATGGGCCGGGCGGCAGTCCATTGGGAATGGCGAAATCATTATCACGACTGCCCGAACGAGGCCCGATCACGACCTGACCCTTGAATTGCTCCAGATTACGCAGCAGTATCTCAGGCACGATCGGCAAACACGGGACGACACACAGCGCATAGCCGTCGAGCGATGCGGAAGGATGGACGATATCAACGTTCAGCCCCATTCGGCGAAGCCCCGAGTAAAAGTTGAATGCTGCCCATAGCGCTGATAGGCCTGCGCCTTGCGGCTGGATGCTCGTCACCCAATCGGCATCATATGAAAATATCAGAGCAACTTGGCGGGGCGCCGAGCCCAACGGGCCGAGTTCACGAATCTCGTTCGCAACCTGCGCGACCTCGCCTAGCGCCGGCGCGGGTCCATCGTCGGGTCGAAGCAGGCCGGCGTGCAATTGTTCTTGCCCGAACGGCGCTTGTCGCCAGCGAAAATAGCTGACCAATTCAGCGCCATGGGCCATCGCTTCCAAGGTCCAAAGTCGGACCATCCCGGCCATGGGCGCTGGATTATGCCGCGCCCAGTTTACTGGTCCCGGCTGCTGCTCCAAGACCCACCACCGGCCATTCGCCGCACATCCGCGATACAGATCATGATGAAAAGCTGCGATGTCGGGGTGGCCCTG includes:
- a CDS encoding beta-galactosidase, with the translated sequence MKISSPTAICPHQRMRLGVCYYPEHWPEEQWAKDARRMVETGLSHVRIGEFAWSRIEPEPGRFDWAWLDRAIETLHDAGLGVILGTPTATPPKWLIDRMPDMLAVDRDGRPRKFGSRRHYCFSHAGYRAEAARITRAVAQRYGRHPAIVAWQTDNEYGCHDTVLSFSDAARDGFRRWLAARYNEIGALNLAWGNVFWSMEYRAFDEIDLPNLTVTEANPAHWLAFRRFASDEVATFNRAQVDILRELSPERDVVHNFMGFFTEFDHHDVAADLDAVGWDSYPLGFLESFRFSDADKLAYARQGHPDIAAFHHDLYRGCAANGRWWVLEQQPGPVNWARHNPAPMAGMVRLWTLEAMAHGAELVSYFRWRQAPFGQEQLHAGLLRPDDGPAPALGEVAQVANEIRELGPLGSAPRQVALIFSYDADWVTSIQPQGAGLSALWAAFNFYSGLRRMGLNVDIVHPSASLDGYALCVVPCLPIVPEILLRNLEQFKGQVVIGPRSGSRDNDFAIPNGLPPGPLFPGKVARVESLRPGLEHCGDDWQITQWLEHLETDAEPELIAGDGTIASWRAGGIRYLGAWPTQNLVHELLVRAISNTDLTTHDLPEGLRLRQAGDHIFAFNYAKDPRAVPSSVEGELMLGERHVESAGVAVFHNILTVPHIDQNLAGISKA
- a CDS encoding MobA/MobL family protein, with product MTTIHNIRPFNTRYVIRDRSSRYTPELLRTHRTAQASYAYINRQNSVDEWGPTPNWASRSDLAAAGRCAPARAAGPKLGGIALWAQADENAARYRPDEPTIAHCVGSLPRHEDLAFWRNLIEGFAEDFLVARGMVVDWAIHHQAESDDQPEIAPHAHLLITLRGYDPEHRDYGKVRQNWLRTDNSRKRLAERWWDRTGIVPPEYVMAATTQKSR
- a CDS encoding SAM-dependent methyltransferase, which produces MQYDAHIYYVFYSQKIEYLKKNHSSAWENLPAILKPRVGKIQMPDEIEFCLEGVKMKNFMEASDVLLDQYYTRQHVAQKLYRSFRKLCDPERYQLVEPSAGTGSFFMLMPQGSLAFDVDPKFPGIVTADFLSVEIRSEREVAVVGNPPFGRSASMAVRFFNHAAWQASVIALILPRTFRKASIENRLDRNFHLIHEETVQRDAFLFRSKPYDVPAIFQIWERRDELRELQHVAIHHRDFSFTTPDRADFAIQRVGARAGRVHRDFTRSPSSHYFIRGEVEPIMKRLNFTRVALNVAGNPSLSKSEIVSLYRQLTGR